In bacterium, a single window of DNA contains:
- a CDS encoding SDR family oxidoreductase encodes MSKYLITGGAGFIGSNIAEELVRQGENVRVLDNFSTGLHSNLACVEDNIEIIDGDLRDPETLQLAVHGVDYVLHQGALPSVPRSIEAPFTSNAVNVDGTLNLLIAARHAGVKRLVMASSSSVYGDTPTLPKREDMMLSPLSPYGVSKLAAEQYCMAFYASYGFETVALRYFNVFGPRQNPMSQYAAVIPLFIMSAHTGTQPTIYGTGEQSRDFTYVDNVVEANILAATKPKAAGKIFNIAAGGTNTLLNVLALISSLHGEQLIPKHEPQRTGDIMYSYADISRAQEILDFKVKIGFEEGLAKTYSWFKQNCKQQECC; translated from the coding sequence ATGAGCAAATATCTGATAACCGGTGGAGCTGGTTTTATTGGAAGCAACATCGCCGAAGAGTTAGTTAGGCAAGGCGAAAACGTGCGTGTGCTTGACAATTTCTCCACTGGACTCCACAGCAATCTCGCTTGTGTAGAAGACAATATCGAGATCATTGATGGAGACCTTCGCGATCCCGAAACGTTGCAATTGGCTGTTCATGGAGTTGACTATGTGCTTCACCAAGGAGCTTTACCTTCAGTACCACGATCGATTGAAGCACCATTTACCTCAAATGCAGTAAATGTGGATGGGACTCTGAACCTGCTGATTGCGGCAAGGCACGCCGGTGTGAAGCGGCTGGTTATGGCATCGTCATCGTCTGTTTATGGCGACACACCCACACTGCCGAAACGGGAAGATATGATGCTAAGTCCGCTTTCGCCCTATGGAGTGTCAAAGCTAGCCGCAGAGCAGTATTGCATGGCATTTTATGCTTCATATGGATTTGAGACTGTTGCCTTGCGGTATTTTAATGTCTTCGGACCACGGCAGAACCCTATGTCCCAGTACGCCGCTGTAATTCCGCTTTTCATTATGTCAGCACATACCGGAACACAGCCCACAATCTATGGAACAGGCGAGCAGTCGAGAGATTTTACCTATGTAGACAATGTGGTTGAGGCAAACATACTCGCTGCAACAAAGCCAAAAGCAGCCGGAAAGATATTTAACATTGCGGCAGGAGGAACTAATACGCTCCTCAACGTTCTTGCACTTATAAGCAGTCTTCATGGTGAACAGCTCATCCCTAAACACGAGCCGCAACGCACTGGTGATATAATGTACTCATACGCAGACATATCACGCGCACAAGAAATACTAGATTTCAAGGTAAAAATCGGGTTCGAGGAAGGGCTAGCTAAAACCTATAGCTGGTTCAAACAAAATTGTAAACAGCAAGAATGCTGCTGA